A window of uncultured Gellertiella sp. genomic DNA:
GATGGCAAAGGCTGCAACAGCATCGACGATTTTGCTGCCCGCAATTTTCCGCAGATTTATATTCATTCTGGCCTGTCTCACTTTTTGCTCTGGTTGTATTCGACGCAGGATAAAAAGTATGCCGAGAAAATAAATACCGCCGAAAAGTCATTATGTTTGTAAAATACGTGCACAAAGAATGCAGAGACGAGAAATGTGAATAAAATACTCACGAACAAGAACGCGTTTCTGTCGTATCCTGTACGCAAAATTATATAATATTTCTTAAGCGCCAGAAGTGGCACCATCAAAACCATGAGCAAGCCAACGAGGCCTATGTCCACGAACATCTGGATATAACTGTTGTGGAAGTGCGGGACCTCATAGGTTCTAAACTCCATGATGTTGCGTGCAACGCGTGAAGCCTCGTCGCTGCCTAGATACCCGCTATACCCCCACCCGAACCAAGGCCGTTGCCGAGCAACCTCCAGTCCCCATGACCACAGCAGTGTCCGTCCTGTAAGGGTCGGATCGCGCCCAAGAGCCTCCAGGATTTCGCCAAGAAATGCATAGGCCAGCGTGATCAGCGCCACAAGGATGACAAGCATGGCCAGATGTGCCGCCTCGAATGTCAAACGCGCATGTATCATGCCGCGATACATGTACATTCCACCCAAGCCGACCAGCAGAAGAGCAAGCGCGGAAGACGATCCGGACAGAAGCAAAAAGACCAGCAGAATTGAGCAATAGAGCGTTCGCTTAAGACCTGCCTGCGTGACAAGAGCGATCATCAAGGCAAATACCGAATAGAGCCCGGCGATGATCTTGTGGTAAAAGAAGCCGCGTAACGGTTCCGTCCCGAGGACCGTGAGACGGTCATGAACGTCAACGTAGCGCACGTTATCCCAACCCAACAGCCACAAAGTTACCCCTGCAACGCATGAGAAGGTAATGATGTCCAGTATCCGCCGAAGAAATTCTTCACGACTCCAGAACTTGGACAAATGCATGCAAAACAATACATTGAATGCAAGTGCGCCGCCATAGGTGAGGGTTTGCTCCCGCTGTAGGGACCAGCCTGTCGACAGCACCACCAGGCCTACGAAAAAAAGCGGCAGTAGATCGGCCCGATAAATCTTGATGGGCTTCAAGACGTAGAAGAGGATGTTCAGCGCATACAAGACCAGCCAAGTGTTCCGAAAAACGGAGTTCGCGCCTTCATTCGAGGTGTTGCCGAGCAGAATGACCGTCGCCCATCCCATGGAAGACGCGATATATACGCTTGCGAAGACCGTATAGAATCGGTCGACGATATTGGACGATTTGGCGGGTGTCATCTGCATCCCATGGTCTCGACACTACACGTCGGCGAGAGACCGAGGCTAAAAGCAACCCGCAGATGTCGATTGATCATGAGACCGGGTCGGGGGCCATTTGATCTGCTGCTCAATCTTGAAATCACCATCATGCGATCCATGCCCCTTGTGCGCGGAATAAGTTCACTATCCCCATGTCAGGAAATACGAATCAATCAAGTATTCTGTTTGCGATGCCAATCCCATGCCGTCCGGATGATGTCTTCCAGTTCATACACGGGTTGCCATCCCAGAACGGATTGGGCCTTTGCATTGTTGGCAACAAGCTGCGGCACATCTCCCGGACGACGCTGATCCTCCTGCTTCGGTAGGGGACGACCGGTCGCCTTTTCGACCGCAGCAACCAGTTCACCAACAGTTGTTCCACGTCCCGTGCCAAGATTGAACTGATCGGAAGGATTGTCGGCAAGAAGATAGTCCACGGCCCGCACGTGGGCGTCGGCAAGATCAAGAACATGGATATAGTCACGCACACAGGTGCCGTCCCTTGTGTTGTAATCATTGCCAAAGATCCGGAATAGTTCGCGCCGCCCCAAGACGGTGTCGATGGCAAGCGGAATAGCGTGGGTTTCCGGATCGTGCTTTTCGCCGATCTTTCCACCCGGATCGGCTCCTCCTGCATTGAAGTAGCGCAGGATCACCGAGCGAAGACCGTGCACTTCCAGATCCAAAATCGCCCTTTCGATCAATAACTTGGTTCGACCATAGGGATTGACCGGATCTTGAACATGCCCTTCATCGATTAAAAGTTGCCGCGGTATGCCATATGTCGCACAGGTTGACGAAAAGACAAACTTGTCAACCCCGGCGGCAATGCAGGCAGAGAGAAGAGAGAGAGAGCCGGCGACATTGACCTCATAGAAGGATAGCGGATCACGGACCGATTCCGACACCTCTATCAGTCCAGCAAAATGAATGACAGCTTCCGGCTGATGCTTGCGCAGCACCTCTTCGATTCTCGAGCGATCCCGGATATCCCCTTCCTCCAGAAGCCCCCATTTGACGAAGGCTGCATGACCATTGGACAGATTGTCGTAGACAACAGGTTCAAAACCGCGGTGCTTGAGGACCATGCATGTGTGAGAACCGATGTAACCCGCTCCTCCCGTCACCAGTATTTTACGGTCACGCATTTTCGACTCCAACCCATGGTCTTTCGATGTACTGCGCTTCTGGATAGCGCTCACCCACCAACCTGGTAGGCAAGCACTGAAACAAGACGTAATGCCCGCATTCCGTACTGCATATGACTGAATAACTGATTTATTCAGCAGCCAGCGACTGGCTGAGTGACGGCGAGGCCGTGTTCTTGCGGCCGATGCACCAGTATTCGAAACCGGCATCGGTGACGGTCTCTTCGGTGAAGATATTGCGGAAATCGACCAGCAGCGGTTCTCTGACCTTCAGCCGCAGCTTCTGCAGATTGATCGACGTAAATTCCTTCCATTCCGTCAGCACGACGACCGCATCGGCACCGCTGGCAGCTTCATAGGCGTCCTTGCAGAAATCCACCTGGGTGAAAATGCCTTTCGAATTTTCCATCGCTTCCGGATCATAGGCACGTATATGGGCACCAAAATCCTGCAGGGCCTGGATGACGGGGATTGAAGGCGAATCCCGCATGTCGTCCGTGTCTGCCTTGAAGGCCAGCCCGAGAACGGCAATGGTCTTGCCGCGCACCGAACCGTGGCAGGCATCGAGCACCCGCAGCGCCATCGCCCGCTTGCGGTTGTCATTCACCTGGATCACCGTTTCAATGGTGCGCAGTTCGACGCGATAGTCCCGCGCCGTCTTGGAAATCGCCAGGGTATCCTTCGGGAAGCACGAGCCGCCATAGCCCGGACCGGCATTCAGGAACTTGCCACCGATGCGGCTGTCAAGACCAATGCCATGGGCGACATCCCTGACATCGCCACCGACAGCCTCGCAGAGATCGGCAATTTCGTTGATGAAGGTGATCTTCATTGCCAGAAACGCATTGGCGGCATATTTCAGCAACTCTGCCGAACGACGCGACGTATGCAGGATCGGCGCCGCCTTGAAGCCCTCAACGCCGTAAATGCGCGACACCACATTCTTGCCGAACTCGTCCTCGCTGCCGATGACAATGCGGTCCGGCTGCATGAAGTCGTCGATGGCCACACCTTCGCGGAGAAATTCCGGGTTGGAAACGACGGAAAACTCGAGATCGCGACCAGCACTCTTCAGGATACGTTCGACCTCGTCACCGGTGCCGACCGGCACGGTGGACTTGTCGACGACGACAAGATTGCCACTGGCCTTTTCGGCAATCGCACGGGCAACGGCATAGACATATTTCATGTCCGCATGGCCATCTGTCGCCCGGGGCGGGGTGCCGACTGCGATGAAGGCAGCCTCGGCACCAACCAGCGCTTCGGCGAGATCCCCGGTGAATGACAACCGACCGGCGTCGAAATTCGTCTTGACCAAGGTGTCGAGACCGGGCTCATAGATCGGCATGACGCCAGCCTTGAGGCTCTCGATCTTGGCCGGATTGTTGTCCACACAGATGATTGTGTGGCCAAGTTCTGCAAAACAGGCGCCAGCAACCAGGCCGACATAGCCGGAACCAATAACCACTATTTTCATCGGGACACTCCATACTCGATCTTGGCACTGGGTGCGGTTTTCGGCTCTACAAACGAACTGAAATATTCAATCGCCTTCACCAACCCTTCGCGCAAGGGTGTTTTGGGTTCCCATCCGAGATGCTGGCGGGCGCGGCTGATATCCGGACAACGCTGGGTCGGATCATCCTGCGGCAAGGGCAAGTTGATAAGACGCGACGGCGAATCCACCATTTCAAGCACGAGTTCGGCCAGTTCACGAATGGTGAATTCAACGGGATTGCCGATATTGACGGGGAAGCTGACCTCGT
This region includes:
- a CDS encoding O-antigen ligase family protein codes for the protein MQMTPAKSSNIVDRFYTVFASVYIASSMGWATVILLGNTSNEGANSVFRNTWLVLYALNILFYVLKPIKIYRADLLPLFFVGLVVLSTGWSLQREQTLTYGGALAFNVLFCMHLSKFWSREEFLRRILDIITFSCVAGVTLWLLGWDNVRYVDVHDRLTVLGTEPLRGFFYHKIIAGLYSVFALMIALVTQAGLKRTLYCSILLVFLLLSGSSSALALLLVGLGGMYMYRGMIHARLTFEAAHLAMLVILVALITLAYAFLGEILEALGRDPTLTGRTLLWSWGLEVARQRPWFGWGYSGYLGSDEASRVARNIMEFRTYEVPHFHNSYIQMFVDIGLVGLLMVLMVPLLALKKYYIILRTGYDRNAFLFVSILFTFLVSAFFVHVFYKHNDFSAVFIFSAYFLSCVEYNQSKK
- the galE gene encoding UDP-glucose 4-epimerase GalE, which produces MRDRKILVTGGAGYIGSHTCMVLKHRGFEPVVYDNLSNGHAAFVKWGLLEEGDIRDRSRIEEVLRKHQPEAVIHFAGLIEVSESVRDPLSFYEVNVAGSLSLLSACIAAGVDKFVFSSTCATYGIPRQLLIDEGHVQDPVNPYGRTKLLIERAILDLEVHGLRSVILRYFNAGGADPGGKIGEKHDPETHAIPLAIDTVLGRRELFRIFGNDYNTRDGTCVRDYIHVLDLADAHVRAVDYLLADNPSDQFNLGTGRGTTVGELVAAVEKATGRPLPKQEDQRRPGDVPQLVANNAKAQSVLGWQPVYELEDIIRTAWDWHRKQNT
- a CDS encoding UDP-glucose/GDP-mannose dehydrogenase family protein, whose protein sequence is MKIVVIGSGYVGLVAGACFAELGHTIICVDNNPAKIESLKAGVMPIYEPGLDTLVKTNFDAGRLSFTGDLAEALVGAEAAFIAVGTPPRATDGHADMKYVYAVARAIAEKASGNLVVVDKSTVPVGTGDEVERILKSAGRDLEFSVVSNPEFLREGVAIDDFMQPDRIVIGSEDEFGKNVVSRIYGVEGFKAAPILHTSRRSAELLKYAANAFLAMKITFINEIADLCEAVGGDVRDVAHGIGLDSRIGGKFLNAGPGYGGSCFPKDTLAISKTARDYRVELRTIETVIQVNDNRKRAMALRVLDACHGSVRGKTIAVLGLAFKADTDDMRDSPSIPVIQALQDFGAHIRAYDPEAMENSKGIFTQVDFCKDAYEAASGADAVVVLTEWKEFTSINLQKLRLKVREPLLVDFRNIFTEETVTDAGFEYWCIGRKNTASPSLSQSLAAE